From one Rosa rugosa chromosome 4, drRosRugo1.1, whole genome shotgun sequence genomic stretch:
- the LOC133745895 gene encoding uncharacterized protein LOC133745895 — translation MVKNRALQGFYLWVFWGAFVIKWGNPWPGVHQFQRRESSFSSASNAFHDPIEFGGEEEGYFASTSGKFGAFVTFNTRDAKNDYTLCSEIGPVNSFLLLGHRIPRWLEIVISKYCFCDLAMFDDLCCWDEVSMRLSCFLRTKRVSRVLFEVSKINLDLPGFPISFRNKINWVYLRIGFWLESYHQSDEDLVGISEYSKKRTIFGAPSPAKKTRHMIELMTTSEDQERGSVSNTSRD, via the exons ATGGTGAAAAATCGAGCTCTGCAAGGGTTTTATCTCTGGGTTTTCTGGGGAGCCTTCGTGATTAAATGGGGAAATCCGTGGCCTGGAGTCCATCAATTTCAACGCCGAGAATCGAGTTTTTCATCTGCAAGTAATGCATTTCATGATCCTATTGAGTttggtggagaagaagaaggttaTTTCGCTTCGACTTCAGGAAAATTTGGGGCTTTTGTAACTTTCAACACTAGGGATGCAAAGAACGATTACACACTGTGTTCTGAGATTGGGCCGGTAAACTCTTTTCTCCTTCTAGGGCATCGTATTCCCAGGTGGCTCGAAATTGTAATATCCAAGTATTGCTTCTGCGACCTAGCTATGTTTGATGATTTGTGTTGCTGGGATGAAGTTTCGATGCGATTGTCTTGCTTTTTGCGGACAAAACGGGTCTCAAGAGTTTTGTTTGAGGTTAGCAAAATTAATCTCGATCTCCCTGGGTTCCCAATTTCTTTTAGAAATAAGATAAATTGGGTCTATCTAAGAATTGGGTTTTGGTTAGAATCTTATCATCAATCAG ATGAAGATTTAGTGGGCATTTCTGAATACTCTAAGAAGAGGACTATTTTTGGTGCTCCTAGCCCCGCAAAGAAAACAAGGCATATGATAGAACTGATGACTACCAGTGAGGACCAAGAACGGGGATCAGTTTCAAACACATCTAGGGATTGA